The Streptomyces sp. NBC_01197 genome window below encodes:
- a CDS encoding acyl-CoA dehydrogenase family protein codes for MEFRLTDDQLALRTGFRALLDGRFGREALRAAVERPAIDRALWRELGDAGLFSLRLPEADGGVGLGLPEAVLVFEEAGRALLPGPLVATHLAAGTVPGADTGRTVVAASDGALVEWLAEADEVVGEAGDARPVRSVDPLTPLHRVTGGPEHPGRSAAAVLTAALQLGSAARTTELAVQYAKEREQFGRPIGAFQAVKHLCAGMLVRTELARAAVYAAAVTSEGRWGGADTDAAGAKLLADDAAVRNARDCLQVHGGMGFTWESDVHLHLKRAWVRAGQWITGAEAEELIAAAL; via the coding sequence ATGGAGTTCCGGCTCACCGACGATCAACTGGCCCTGCGTACCGGCTTCCGCGCGCTGCTGGACGGCCGCTTCGGCCGGGAGGCGCTGCGGGCCGCCGTGGAGCGGCCGGCCATCGACCGCGCCCTGTGGCGGGAGCTGGGCGACGCCGGGCTCTTCTCGCTCCGGCTGCCCGAGGCGGACGGCGGGGTCGGGCTCGGGCTGCCCGAGGCCGTCCTCGTCTTCGAGGAGGCGGGGCGGGCGCTGCTGCCGGGCCCGCTGGTCGCCACGCATCTCGCGGCTGGAACGGTGCCGGGCGCCGACACCGGGCGGACCGTCGTCGCGGCCTCGGACGGGGCGCTGGTGGAGTGGCTCGCGGAGGCCGACGAGGTGGTGGGCGAGGCCGGCGATGCCCGCCCCGTACGGTCGGTGGACCCGCTGACACCGCTGCACCGGGTGACCGGCGGACCCGAACATCCCGGCCGGTCCGCCGCGGCCGTGCTCACGGCGGCCCTCCAGCTCGGCAGTGCGGCGCGTACCACCGAACTGGCCGTCCAGTACGCGAAGGAGCGTGAGCAGTTCGGCCGGCCGATCGGCGCCTTCCAGGCCGTCAAGCACCTCTGCGCCGGGATGCTCGTACGGACCGAGCTCGCCAGGGCCGCGGTGTACGCGGCGGCGGTGACCTCCGAAGGGCGCTGGGGCGGTGCGGATACCGATGCCGCGGGGGCCAAGCTGCTCGCCGACGACGCTGCCGTCCGCAACGCCCGGGACTGTCTCCAGGTACACGGCGGCATGGGATTCACCTGGGAGTCAGATGTTCATCTTCATCTGAAACGGGCCTGGGTGAGGGCCGGGCAGTGGATCACCGGGGCCGAGGCCGAAGAGCTGATCGCCGCGGCGCTGTGA
- a CDS encoding ATP-binding protein yields the protein MQVLQVQLEVGPDPAEVGRARRWARSRLVGSGIRVDEPLAETLILLISELVTNAVVHTGCPAVLRMLFGPSDDAGTVRVEVADASACPPRPRHAEGEDTNGRGLELVDGLADRWGWQPEGRGKSIWCEVDRGACQVDPGVCETAGSAPERMEVIREPGAYDPSRAVTFRV from the coding sequence GTGCAGGTGCTTCAGGTTCAGCTGGAGGTCGGACCCGATCCCGCGGAGGTGGGGCGGGCCCGTAGGTGGGCGCGGTCCAGGCTGGTCGGGTCCGGGATAAGGGTTGACGAACCACTCGCCGAGACGCTGATTCTGCTGATCTCGGAACTGGTGACCAACGCCGTGGTGCACACGGGGTGTCCGGCGGTGCTGCGGATGTTGTTCGGCCCGTCCGACGACGCCGGCACGGTACGGGTCGAGGTGGCCGACGCCAGCGCCTGTCCGCCCCGGCCTCGGCATGCGGAGGGCGAGGACACCAACGGGCGCGGTCTCGAACTGGTCGACGGGCTCGCGGACCGCTGGGGCTGGCAGCCCGAGGGGCGCGGCAAGTCCATCTGGTGCGAGGTCGACCGGGGGGCGTGCCAGGTTGATCCGGGCGTATGTGAGACCGCCGGAAGTGCGCCGGAGCGCATGGAGGTTATTCGCGAGCCCGGGGCATATGACCCCTCGCGCGCCGTCACCTTTCGGGTGTAA
- a CDS encoding cyclase family protein — MSLPAAFHDIATRVNNWGRWGADDEIGTLNLITDKVVREAAATVRSGRRVPLAITLEQDGVQTGMIPGRVNPLHAMVQINQELFGPGTVATSDDIVTMSLQTGTHWDALTHASHSGKLYNGRPADSITAHGGAEFSGIGTVRHIVSRGVLLDVARARGVDRLEGGRAVTPDDLEAAQELAGTEVRAGDIALVRTGQIQLYFSGDKTGYTYPSPGLSIRTPEWFHARDVAAVANDTVTFEIFPPENEELWMPVHALHLVEMGMPQGQNWNLEELSTACAEAGQYSFLLSATPEPFAGGTGSPVAPVALL, encoded by the coding sequence ATGTCACTGCCGGCCGCATTCCACGACATCGCCACACGCGTAAACAACTGGGGCCGTTGGGGCGCCGACGACGAGATCGGCACCCTGAACCTGATCACCGACAAGGTCGTACGGGAGGCCGCCGCGACAGTGCGCAGCGGCCGCCGCGTCCCGCTGGCGATCACTCTGGAACAGGACGGCGTACAGACCGGGATGATCCCGGGGCGGGTGAACCCGCTGCACGCGATGGTGCAGATCAACCAGGAGCTGTTCGGTCCCGGCACGGTGGCCACCAGCGACGACATCGTGACCATGAGCCTGCAGACGGGCACCCACTGGGACGCGCTCACCCACGCGTCGCACTCCGGGAAGCTCTACAACGGCCGCCCGGCAGATTCGATCACAGCCCACGGCGGAGCCGAGTTCAGCGGGATCGGCACGGTGCGGCACATCGTGTCGCGGGGGGTGCTGCTCGACGTGGCGCGCGCCAGGGGCGTGGACCGGCTGGAGGGCGGCCGGGCGGTGACGCCGGACGACCTGGAGGCGGCCCAGGAGCTCGCGGGGACCGAGGTACGCGCCGGGGACATCGCGCTCGTACGGACCGGGCAGATCCAGCTGTATTTCAGTGGTGACAAGACCGGCTACACCTACCCGTCGCCCGGGCTCTCGATCCGCACCCCGGAGTGGTTCCACGCCAGGGATGTGGCGGCGGTCGCCAACGACACCGTGACCTTCGAGATCTTCCCGCCCGAGAACGAGGAGCTGTGGATGCCCGTACACGCGCTGCATCTGGTCGAGATGGGGATGCCGCAGGGACAGAACTGGAACCTCGAAGAGTTGTCCACAGCCTGTGCGGAAGCGGGCCAGTACAGCTTCCTGCTCTCCGCGACACCCGAGCCATTCGCGGGCGGCACGGGGTCGCCGGTCGCACCGGTGGCGCTTCTCTGA
- a CDS encoding alkaline phosphatase D family protein, producing the protein MSADDAARSALTGRRRFLAGSAAALGVAAAAQLPLAGSASAATPAPAGAAVFTGSAAAPKLPAGLFRLGVGSGDPLPDAVVLWTRLAPDPLNGGGMPAVPVTVEWQIADDAKFTKIVRTGTEQAVPALAHSVHADAKGLRPGRRYWYRFRCDGQISPVGRTHTAPSPLSAGGSLRIALASCQNWQHGYFTPYADMRAQDPDLVLFVGDYIYESAPAAGSVRLHTGHDEPYTLVEYRNRYAQYRTDPDLQAMQAYAPWVVTFDDHEVDNDFAGEVPQDPAKQSHAAFVARLTAAYQAYYEHMPVRATSVPHGPHIQMYRRFDYGRLVRLNVLDTRQFRTDQAATQAGAEDPSRTMLGATQKQWLLKGLTRSPARWNVIASQIMMAETDLMPGKGKLWYYDAWDGYQVERNALMRQFQSVRNPLVLSGDRHLTMISDLKKDFADPKSAVVGAEFVGTSISSNGDQDQAVFHEQWDPLKADNPHWKVIDAHRGYHLFDIGESSVDAQVRVVDTVLSKKAKAGTLARLQVRSGRPGARVVG; encoded by the coding sequence ATGTCCGCAGACGACGCAGCACGCTCCGCTCTCACCGGCCGCCGCAGGTTCCTCGCAGGATCGGCCGCCGCGCTCGGCGTGGCCGCCGCCGCCCAGCTTCCGCTCGCCGGCAGCGCGTCCGCCGCAACACCCGCCCCGGCCGGCGCGGCTGTCTTCACCGGTTCCGCCGCGGCCCCGAAACTTCCTGCCGGGCTGTTCAGACTCGGCGTCGGATCGGGCGATCCGCTGCCTGACGCGGTCGTGCTGTGGACCCGGCTCGCGCCCGACCCGCTGAACGGCGGGGGCATGCCCGCGGTCCCCGTCACCGTCGAGTGGCAGATCGCCGACGACGCGAAGTTCACCAAGATCGTCCGGACCGGCACCGAGCAGGCCGTGCCCGCGCTGGCCCACAGCGTGCACGCCGACGCCAAGGGCCTGCGGCCCGGCCGCCGGTACTGGTACCGATTCCGCTGCGATGGCCAGATCTCGCCCGTCGGCCGCACCCACACCGCGCCGTCGCCGCTCTCGGCCGGCGGCAGCCTCCGTATCGCGCTCGCCTCCTGCCAGAACTGGCAGCACGGCTACTTCACGCCGTACGCCGACATGCGCGCGCAGGACCCCGACCTGGTCCTCTTCGTCGGTGACTACATCTACGAGTCCGCCCCGGCGGCGGGCTCCGTACGGCTCCACACCGGTCACGACGAGCCGTACACGCTGGTCGAGTACCGCAACCGCTACGCCCAGTACCGCACCGACCCCGACCTCCAGGCCATGCAGGCGTACGCGCCCTGGGTGGTGACCTTCGACGACCACGAGGTCGACAACGACTTCGCGGGCGAGGTGCCGCAGGACCCGGCGAAGCAGTCGCACGCCGCGTTCGTCGCCCGGCTGACCGCCGCGTACCAGGCGTACTACGAGCACATGCCGGTCCGGGCCACGTCGGTGCCGCACGGTCCGCACATCCAGATGTACCGGCGCTTCGACTACGGCCGGCTCGTCCGGCTGAACGTCCTGGACACCCGCCAGTTCCGCACCGACCAGGCGGCGACCCAGGCGGGGGCCGAGGACCCGTCCCGCACGATGCTGGGCGCGACCCAGAAGCAGTGGCTGCTGAAGGGGCTGACCCGGTCACCGGCACGCTGGAACGTCATCGCCTCCCAGATCATGATGGCCGAAACCGATCTGATGCCCGGCAAGGGCAAGCTCTGGTACTACGACGCCTGGGACGGCTACCAGGTCGAACGGAACGCGCTGATGCGGCAGTTCCAGTCGGTGCGCAACCCGCTGGTGCTCTCGGGTGACCGCCATCTGACGATGATCAGTGACCTGAAGAAGGACTTCGCCGATCCGAAGTCCGCCGTGGTGGGGGCGGAGTTCGTGGGTACGTCGATCTCCAGCAACGGGGACCAGGACCAAGCCGTGTTCCACGAGCAGTGGGACCCGCTGAAGGCGGACAACCCGCACTGGAAGGTCATCGACGCGCACCGCGGCTACCACCTCTTCGACATCGGTGAGTCGTCGGTGGACGCCCAGGTCCGGGTGGTGGACACAGTGCTCAGCAAGAAGGCGAAGGCCGGCACGCTCGCCCGGCTCCAGGTGCGGTCGGGGCGGCCGGGGGCCCGGGTGGTGGGTTAG
- a CDS encoding GlxA family transcriptional regulator, which translates to MPRPNPRPHRVVVLALDGLLPFELGIPHRIFSRPRDPAGRPLYEVVTCSVRPPGPVRTDADFSILAEYGPEELATADTVIIPASYELGPVHEEGRLTDELACALARIRPGTRLVSICTGGYVLAAAGYLDGRPATTHWSSAAHFQQLFPAVLVDPDVLFIDDGDILTSAGVAAGIDLCLHIVRRDHGTAVANDVARKTVVPPHRDGGQAQYIERPLPDDRSATTTAARAWALSRLHEPIQLRDMAEQESMSVRTFTRRFREEAGISPGQWLTRQRVERARYLLESSDLSVDQVARDAGFGTAQSMRQHLQAALGVPPTVYRRTFRARATA; encoded by the coding sequence GTGCCCCGCCCGAATCCGCGTCCGCACCGCGTCGTCGTGCTTGCCCTGGACGGGCTGCTCCCCTTCGAACTCGGCATTCCGCACCGCATCTTCAGCCGCCCCCGCGACCCTGCGGGCCGCCCGCTGTACGAGGTGGTGACCTGCTCGGTGCGCCCGCCGGGCCCGGTCCGTACGGACGCCGACTTCTCGATACTCGCCGAGTACGGCCCGGAGGAACTGGCCACCGCCGACACCGTCATCATCCCCGCCTCGTACGAACTGGGCCCGGTGCACGAGGAGGGCAGGCTGACGGACGAACTGGCCTGCGCGCTGGCCCGGATCCGGCCCGGCACCCGGCTCGTCTCCATCTGCACCGGCGGCTACGTACTCGCCGCCGCCGGATATCTGGACGGGCGTCCCGCCACCACGCACTGGTCGTCCGCCGCGCACTTCCAGCAGCTGTTCCCCGCGGTCCTGGTCGACCCGGACGTGCTGTTCATCGACGACGGCGACATCCTGACATCGGCGGGCGTGGCGGCGGGCATCGACCTCTGCCTGCACATCGTGCGCCGCGACCACGGAACGGCGGTGGCCAACGACGTGGCGCGCAAGACCGTCGTGCCGCCGCACCGGGACGGCGGCCAGGCCCAGTACATCGAACGCCCGCTGCCCGACGACCGGTCGGCGACGACGACCGCCGCCCGCGCCTGGGCGCTCTCCCGGCTGCACGAACCGATCCAGCTGCGGGACATGGCCGAACAGGAGTCGATGTCCGTACGCACCTTCACCCGCCGCTTCCGCGAGGAGGCCGGCATCAGCCCCGGCCAGTGGCTCACCCGGCAGCGGGTCGAACGCGCCCGGTACCTCCTGGAGTCCTCGGACCTGTCGGTCGACCAGGTGGCCAGGGACGCCGGCTTCGGCACGGCCCAGTCCATGCGCCAGCACCTGCAGGCGGCGCTGGGGGTCCCCCCGACGGTCTACCGCCGTACGTTCCGGGCACGGGCCACCGCATGA
- a CDS encoding acyl-CoA dehydrogenase family protein, giving the protein MDFSPGPDDAAFRAEARGWLADHFTGEFATAEATGGPGSEHEGAELRRAWERELGSGGWIGIGWQGDFGNRRASLTQQVVWAEEYAAARAPGRVGHIGENLLAPTLIAFGDDEQQARFLPPIARGEALWCQGYSEPGAGSDLAAVRTAAVRDSEGVYRVTGQKIWTSLAREADWCFVLARTEPGTRGHHGLSFLLVPMDQPGRIDVRPIRQMSGTSEFNEVFFDGARAACVVGGEGNGWQVAMGLLALERGVSTLVQQIGFARELKEVVNAAVASGATGDPVLRDRLVRQWAELRTMRWNALRTLGRTDDAGAPSVAKLLWGGWHQRLGELAVQVRGAHGAVGPSDWAPERPYELDAQQRQFLFSRADTIYGGSDEIQRTIIAERVLGLPREPR; this is encoded by the coding sequence GTGGATTTCTCTCCCGGGCCTGACGACGCCGCGTTCCGGGCCGAAGCGCGGGGCTGGCTGGCGGACCACTTCACCGGCGAGTTCGCCACCGCCGAAGCCACCGGCGGCCCCGGCAGCGAACACGAGGGCGCGGAGCTGCGCCGGGCCTGGGAGCGCGAGCTGGGCAGCGGAGGCTGGATCGGCATCGGCTGGCAGGGCGACTTCGGCAACCGCCGGGCCTCCCTGACCCAGCAGGTCGTCTGGGCCGAGGAGTACGCGGCGGCCCGCGCCCCCGGCCGGGTGGGCCACATCGGCGAGAACCTCCTCGCACCCACCCTCATCGCCTTCGGCGACGACGAGCAGCAGGCCCGCTTCCTGCCGCCGATCGCGCGCGGCGAGGCGCTCTGGTGCCAGGGGTACAGCGAGCCGGGCGCCGGCTCCGACCTGGCGGCGGTCCGTACCGCCGCCGTGCGCGACAGCGAGGGTGTATACCGCGTCACCGGCCAGAAGATCTGGACCTCGCTGGCCAGGGAGGCCGACTGGTGCTTCGTGCTGGCCCGCACGGAACCGGGCACGCGCGGCCACCACGGGCTGTCCTTCCTGCTGGTCCCGATGGACCAGCCGGGCCGGATCGACGTACGGCCGATCCGGCAGATGTCGGGCACCAGCGAGTTCAACGAGGTCTTCTTCGACGGCGCGCGGGCCGCGTGCGTGGTCGGCGGCGAGGGCAACGGCTGGCAGGTCGCCATGGGCCTGCTCGCCCTGGAGCGCGGGGTGTCGACCCTGGTCCAGCAGATCGGCTTCGCAAGGGAGTTGAAGGAGGTCGTGAACGCGGCGGTCGCGTCGGGCGCCACCGGCGACCCGGTGCTGCGCGACCGGCTGGTACGCCAGTGGGCCGAGCTGCGCACCATGCGGTGGAACGCGCTGCGCACCCTGGGGCGTACGGACGACGCGGGCGCCCCGAGCGTCGCCAAGCTGCTCTGGGGCGGCTGGCACCAGCGGCTCGGGGAGCTGGCGGTGCAGGTGCGCGGGGCGCACGGCGCCGTCGGGCCTTCCGACTGGGCGCCCGAACGCCCGTACGAACTCGACGCGCAGCAACGGCAGTTCCTGTTCAGCCGGGCCGACACGATCTACGGCGGCTCCGACGAGATCCAGCGCACCATCATCGCCGAGCGGGTGCTCGGCCTACCGAGGGAGCCGAGATGA
- a CDS encoding MFS transporter — MTQTSEPSVPQPVRQEEQRQEQELLTSSPPGGRRPRLHRAWFVAAVTFVTIIGAAAFASLPGLLIDPLHEEFHWSRATIGLAISVNLALYGLTAPFAAALMDRFGIRRVVAVALTVISVGSVLTVWMTTAWQLVLYWGVLVGMGSGSMALAFAATVTNRWFVAKRGLVTGVLTAAGASGQLVFLPVLSWLVVHHGWRPAAITVALAAPAVVPLVWLLLRDHPADVGQSAYGATEFVPKPPPRTGAARRAVGVLTRAARTGPFWLLAGTFAICGASTNGLVKTHFVPAEHDHGMPVTAAASLLAVIGVFDIVGTIASGWFTDRFEPRRLLAVYYALRGISLLFLPMLLAPSVHPPMVLFIVFYGLDWVATVPPTIALCREHYGEDSAIVFGWVLASHQVGAALVAYLGGVVRDVFGSYDVIWYASGAMCAAAALMALVLRPRAAGSAGVAGVVVQGVRP, encoded by the coding sequence GTGACCCAGACATCGGAACCATCCGTCCCGCAGCCCGTGCGGCAGGAGGAACAGCGCCAGGAGCAGGAGCTGTTGACCTCATCGCCGCCCGGCGGGCGCCGGCCGCGCCTGCACCGCGCCTGGTTCGTGGCCGCGGTCACCTTTGTGACGATCATCGGCGCCGCGGCCTTCGCCTCGCTGCCGGGGCTGCTGATCGACCCGCTGCACGAGGAGTTCCACTGGTCGCGCGCCACCATCGGCCTCGCGATATCGGTGAACCTCGCGCTGTACGGGCTGACTGCGCCGTTCGCGGCGGCGCTGATGGACCGCTTCGGGATCCGCCGTGTGGTGGCCGTCGCTCTCACCGTCATCTCGGTGGGTTCGGTGCTGACGGTGTGGATGACCACCGCGTGGCAACTAGTCCTCTACTGGGGCGTGCTGGTCGGCATGGGCAGCGGATCGATGGCGCTGGCCTTCGCGGCGACGGTGACCAACCGCTGGTTCGTCGCCAAGCGGGGGCTGGTCACCGGCGTCCTCACGGCGGCGGGCGCCTCCGGCCAGCTGGTCTTCCTGCCGGTCCTCTCCTGGCTGGTCGTGCACCACGGCTGGCGCCCCGCGGCGATCACCGTGGCACTCGCCGCGCCGGCCGTGGTGCCGCTGGTGTGGCTGCTGCTGCGTGACCATCCGGCGGACGTGGGCCAGTCTGCCTACGGGGCAACGGAGTTCGTACCGAAGCCGCCGCCGCGTACCGGCGCGGCCAGGCGGGCGGTCGGGGTGCTCACCAGGGCTGCCAGGACCGGCCCGTTCTGGCTGCTCGCCGGGACGTTCGCGATCTGCGGGGCGTCCACCAACGGCCTGGTGAAGACGCACTTCGTCCCGGCGGAGCACGACCACGGGATGCCGGTGACGGCCGCCGCGTCGCTGCTCGCGGTGATCGGGGTCTTCGACATCGTGGGCACGATCGCGTCCGGCTGGTTCACGGACCGCTTCGAGCCCCGCCGCCTGCTGGCGGTCTACTACGCGCTGCGCGGAATCTCACTGCTCTTCCTGCCGATGCTGCTCGCGCCGTCCGTGCACCCGCCGATGGTCCTGTTCATCGTCTTCTACGGCTTGGACTGGGTCGCCACGGTGCCCCCGACGATCGCCCTGTGCCGCGAGCACTACGGCGAGGACAGCGCGATCGTCTTCGGCTGGGTACTCGCCTCCCACCAGGTGGGCGCGGCCCTGGTCGCGTACCTGGGCGGCGTGGTGCGGGACGTCTTCGGCTCGTACGACGTGATCTGGTACGCGTCGGGCGCGATGTGCGCGGCGGCGGCGCTGATGGCCCTGGTGCTGAGGCCCCGGGCGGCGGGATCGGCGGGGGTGGCCGGGGTCGTCGTTCAGGGGGTCAGGCCGTGA
- a CDS encoding Zn-dependent alcohol dehydrogenase — MRGVVFDGKQAQVVDDLEIRDPGPGEVLVDVAAAGLCHSDLSVIDGTIPFPVPVVLGHEGAGAVEAVGPGVKHVAPGDHVALSTLANCGACADCDRGRPTMCRKAIGMPGRPFSRGGNPLYQFASNSAFAERTVVKAVQAVKIPAAIPLTSAALIGCGVLTGVGAVLNRAKVDRGDSVVVIGTGGIGLNVLQGARIAGAAVIVAVDANPEKEAVARQFGATHFLTSAEGVRDILPKGADHAFECVGRVELIRQAIDLLDRHGQAILLGTPPATAEASFLVSSMFLDKSILGCRYGASRPQRDIPLYAGLYARGALLLDELVTRTYPVEDFEGAVADAEGGKVARGVLTF; from the coding sequence ATGAGGGGTGTCGTCTTCGACGGCAAGCAGGCCCAGGTGGTCGATGACCTGGAGATACGTGATCCCGGACCGGGCGAGGTGCTGGTGGACGTCGCGGCGGCCGGTCTCTGCCACAGCGATCTGTCGGTGATCGACGGGACGATTCCGTTCCCCGTGCCGGTGGTGCTCGGCCACGAGGGCGCGGGGGCGGTCGAGGCTGTGGGGCCGGGGGTGAAGCATGTGGCCCCGGGCGACCATGTGGCGCTCTCCACGCTCGCCAACTGCGGGGCGTGCGCGGACTGCGACCGGGGCAGGCCGACGATGTGCCGCAAGGCGATCGGGATGCCGGGCCGGCCGTTCTCGCGGGGCGGGAATCCGCTCTACCAGTTCGCGTCCAACTCGGCCTTCGCCGAGCGCACCGTCGTCAAGGCGGTGCAGGCCGTGAAGATCCCCGCCGCCATCCCGCTCACCTCGGCGGCGCTGATCGGGTGCGGGGTGCTGACCGGGGTCGGAGCGGTGCTGAACCGGGCGAAGGTCGACCGCGGCGACTCGGTGGTCGTCATCGGCACCGGCGGCATCGGCCTCAATGTCCTTCAGGGCGCGCGGATCGCCGGTGCGGCGGTGATCGTCGCGGTGGACGCGAACCCGGAGAAGGAGGCGGTGGCCCGGCAGTTCGGCGCGACCCACTTCCTCACGTCGGCGGAGGGCGTCCGGGACATCCTCCCGAAGGGCGCCGACCACGCCTTCGAGTGCGTGGGCCGGGTGGAGCTGATCCGCCAGGCCATCGACCTCCTGGACCGCCACGGCCAGGCCATCCTGCTGGGTACCCCGCCCGCGACGGCGGAGGCGTCGTTCCTGGTGTCGTCGATGTTCCTGGACAAGTCCATCCTGGGCTGCCGGTACGGGGCTTCGCGGCCGCAGCGGGACATTCCGCTGTACGCGGGGCTGTACGCGCGAGGGGCGCTGCTGCTGGACGAACTGGTGACGCGGACGTATCCGGTGGAGGACTTCGAGGGGGCGGTGGCCGATGCGGAAGGGGGAAAGGTGGCGCGGGGTGTGCTGACGTTCTGA
- a CDS encoding SDR family oxidoreductase: MGNFLAGKVIAVTGAGRGIGRAVALAAAAEGARVVVNDYGVPIEGGEPESEVAASVVKEIVAAGGQAVAVADDISTMAGGQRIVDVALAQYGRIDGVVCVAGILRERMLFNMSEEEWDPVVATHLKGTFTVFRAASAVMRKQGSGTLIGFTSGNHQGSVAQANYSAAKGGIISLVRSAALGLNKYGVTANAVAPVARTRMSANVPMELKEIGEPEDVAALVTYLLSDRAREEKITGQVYTIAGPKIAVWAQPRELRAGYAEGAAWTPERIADFLPGTVGVDPMPMLAQLEAMARAAAAKERPNA; the protein is encoded by the coding sequence ATGGGGAACTTCTTGGCAGGCAAAGTCATCGCTGTGACAGGCGCAGGGCGTGGCATCGGCAGGGCTGTCGCCCTCGCGGCCGCAGCCGAGGGCGCCCGGGTCGTCGTCAACGACTACGGCGTTCCGATCGAAGGCGGGGAACCCGAGAGCGAAGTCGCGGCGTCCGTCGTCAAGGAGATCGTCGCGGCGGGCGGCCAGGCGGTCGCGGTCGCCGACGACATCTCGACGATGGCGGGCGGACAGCGGATCGTCGATGTCGCGCTGGCGCAGTACGGGCGGATCGACGGCGTCGTCTGCGTCGCCGGGATCCTCCGGGAGCGGATGCTCTTCAACATGTCCGAGGAGGAGTGGGACCCGGTGGTCGCCACCCATCTGAAGGGCACCTTCACCGTCTTCCGGGCGGCGTCGGCGGTGATGCGTAAACAGGGCAGCGGCACACTGATCGGCTTCACCAGCGGCAACCACCAGGGCAGTGTCGCGCAGGCCAACTACAGCGCGGCCAAGGGCGGCATCATCTCGCTGGTGCGCAGCGCCGCGCTCGGTCTCAACAAGTACGGCGTGACGGCGAACGCGGTGGCCCCGGTGGCCAGGACCCGGATGTCCGCCAACGTCCCCATGGAGCTGAAGGAGATCGGCGAACCGGAGGACGTGGCCGCGCTCGTCACGTACCTGCTCTCCGACCGCGCCCGCGAGGAGAAGATCACCGGTCAGGTGTACACGATCGCGGGACCGAAGATCGCGGTCTGGGCCCAGCCGAGGGAGCTGCGCGCCGGGTACGCGGAGGGCGCGGCGTGGACACCCGAGCGGATCGCCGACTTCCTGCCGGGGACGGTGGGGGTCGATCCGATGCCGATGCTCGCGCAGCTGGAGGCGATGGCGCGGGCGGCGGCGGCCAAGGAGCGGCCCAATGCGTGA
- a CDS encoding MFS transporter, whose amino-acid sequence MGSAVGVPDDATAAGPGALPLPSLWRDRRFVLLWSARTISVLGNGFARVALAFAVLSLPGATPGRLSLVLACQALPQLVLILVGGVIADRMSRSRLMMISDCLGVVAYGGLAAMVLTGHAPLTAMCLLAVVAGTASALFAPAMSGVVPQLVPAAQFQRANALLRVGMNASMVLGLALSGVTVAGCGAGWALALNAASFLVSAGLIRGLRLTTTVRAASSGMADLRDGWREFASRQWLWVVVCQAAVMVAAVASTSGVLGPLEATEHLGGAGAWSAIVAAQAVGTVAGASFAVRIRVRRPLLVAVLAIFPVALPMALLAARAPVWVICLAMFCSGLSSDVFGALWETTMQREIPEEVLSRVSSYDWFGSLALAPLGLLVAGPIAAVVGTRAALAGCAGFTVLATCGALLSPQVRTLRAPEGNASSSPSGA is encoded by the coding sequence GTGGGCTCCGCTGTCGGCGTTCCTGACGACGCCACTGCTGCCGGTCCCGGGGCTCTGCCGCTGCCGTCTCTCTGGCGTGACCGGCGGTTCGTACTGCTCTGGTCCGCGCGGACCATCTCGGTCCTGGGGAACGGCTTCGCCCGGGTGGCGCTGGCGTTCGCGGTGCTCTCGCTGCCCGGCGCCACCCCCGGGCGGCTGTCGCTGGTGCTCGCCTGCCAGGCGTTGCCGCAGCTGGTCCTCATCCTGGTCGGCGGGGTGATCGCCGACCGGATGTCCCGCTCCCGGCTGATGATGATCTCGGACTGCCTGGGGGTCGTCGCGTACGGGGGTCTCGCCGCGATGGTGCTCACCGGGCACGCGCCGCTGACGGCGATGTGCCTGCTGGCGGTGGTGGCCGGAACGGCAAGCGCGCTGTTCGCCCCCGCGATGTCCGGCGTCGTCCCGCAGCTCGTCCCCGCCGCACAGTTCCAGCGGGCCAACGCCCTGCTGCGGGTCGGTATGAACGCTTCGATGGTGCTCGGGCTCGCGCTCTCCGGCGTGACCGTCGCTGGGTGCGGCGCGGGCTGGGCGCTCGCCCTGAACGCCGCGTCCTTCCTGGTGAGCGCGGGTCTCATCCGGGGGCTGCGGCTGACGACGACGGTGCGGGCCGCGTCATCCGGCATGGCCGATCTCCGCGACGGCTGGCGGGAGTTCGCCTCCCGGCAGTGGCTGTGGGTCGTGGTCTGCCAGGCCGCGGTCATGGTGGCGGCCGTCGCCTCGACGTCCGGGGTACTGGGACCGCTGGAGGCGACGGAGCACCTCGGCGGGGCCGGTGCCTGGTCCGCGATCGTCGCCGCGCAGGCGGTGGGCACGGTCGCGGGGGCCTCCTTCGCGGTACGGATAAGGGTCCGCCGCCCCCTGCTCGTCGCGGTCCTCGCGATCTTTCCGGTGGCGCTGCCGATGGCGCTGCTCGCCGCCCGTGCGCCGGTGTGGGTGATCTGCCTGGCGATGTTCTGCTCGGGCCTGTCCAGCGATGTGTTCGGCGCGCTGTGGGAGACCACGATGCAGCGGGAGATCCCCGAGGAGGTCCTCTCCCGGGTCAGCTCCTACGACTGGTTCGGCTCCCTCGCGCTGGCGCCGCTGGGGCTGCTGGTGGCGGGGCCCATCGCGGCGGTCGTGGGCACGAGGGCCGCGCTCGCCGGGTGCGCGGGGTTCACCGTGCTGGCCACGTGCGGGGCGCTGCTGTCGCCCCAGGTACGGACGCTGCGCGCGCCTGAGGGGAATGCGAGTTCAAGCCCCTCCGGCGCTTGA